The following coding sequences are from one Humulus lupulus chromosome X, drHumLupu1.1, whole genome shotgun sequence window:
- the LOC133807119 gene encoding sulfite exporter TauE/SafE family protein 3-like, with amino-acid sequence MDVAGVKRGLRSISKSMLLMMFNILLALVFVSAERGMKMEVSRSNGTDSSESNFLFRAVNFLWQSNASGYHHVWPEMKFGWRIVLGSVIGFFGAAFGSVGGVGGGGIFVPMLSLIIGFDAKSATAISKCMIMGAAASTVYYNLKLRHPTLAMPIIDYDLALLIQPMLMLGISIGVAFNVIFADWMVTVLLIILFIGTSTKAFFKGVETWKKETIMKKEAAKRSESEGINGGDAEYKALPAGPSNDSEKNNDEVEVTVLENVYWKELGLLVFVWVAFLGLQIGKKYTSTCSIAYWVINLMQIPISVGVSMYEAVSLYKGRRIIASKGEEGTNWRVHQLVLYCACGVLAGVVGGLLGLGGGFIMGPMFLEMGIPPQVSSATATFAMTFSSSMSVVEYYLLKRFPVPYASYFVAVATVAAFIGQHVVRKLIILFGRASLIIFILAFTIFVSAISLGGVGISNMVEKIAQHKYMGFENLCKYEI; translated from the exons ATGGACGTGGCTGGAGTAAAGCGGGGTTTGAGATCGATATCGAAATCGATGTTGCTGATGATGTTTAATATCTTATTAGCTTTAGTGTTTGTTTCGGCGGAAAGAGGCATGAAAATGGAAGTTTCGAGGTCTAATGGAACTGATAGCTCTGAATCCAACTTTTTATTTAGAGCCGTGAATTTCTTATGGCAGTCAAATGCATCTGGTTATCATCATGTCTGGCCG GAAATGAAATTTGGGTGGCGAATTGTTCTGGGTTCTGTAATTGGATTTTTTGGTGCCGCGTTTGGAAGTGTAGGTGGAGTTGGCGGTGGTGGCATTTTTGTCCCTATGCTTAGCCTTATTATTGGCTTTGATGCAAAATCTGCAACAGCTATTTCCAAAT GTATGATCATGGGTGCAGCTGCCTCAACTGTTTACTATAACCTTAAGCTAAGGCATCCAACTCTTGCTATGCCCATTATTGACTATGATTTGGCATTGCTCATACAACCGATGCTCATGCTGGGAATTAGTATTGGTGTTGCTTTCAATGTGATCTTTGCTGATTGGATGGTCACTGTTTTGCTTATCATTCTTTTTATAG GCACATCTACAAAGGCATTTTTTAAGGGTGTTGAAACATGGAAAAAGGAAACCATAATGAAGAAG GAGGCTGCTAAGCGTTCGGAATCAGAAG GTATTAATGGTGGGGATGCAGAGTACAAGGCTCTTCCTGCTGGGCCTAGCAATGACTCAGAGAAGAACAATGACGAAGTAGAG GTCACAGTTCTTGAGAATGTGTATTGGAAGGAACTTGGACTTCTAGTTTTTGTCTGGGTAGCATTCCTTGGACTACAAATCGGCAAG AAATATACATCTACTTGTTCAATAGCATATTGGGTAATCAACTTAATGCAG ATCCCAATTTCTGTTGGAGTATCAATGTACGAGGCTGTTAGCCTATACAAGGGACGGAGAATAATTGCATCAAAGGGAGAGGAGGGAACAAATTGGCGAGTGCACCAGCTGGTCCTCTATTGTGCTTGTGGGGTACTTGCAGGAGTAGTTGGCGGTTTGCTTGGGCTTGGTGGAGGGTTTATCATGGGTCCAATGTTTTTGGAGATGGGAATTCCCCCTCAG GTCTCGAGTGCAACAGCAACATTTGCAATGACGTTCTCCTCATCTATGTCTGTTGTAGAGTATTACCTTCTAAAACGTTTCCCGGTTCCTTATG CTTCTTACTTTGTTGCTGTGGCTACTGTTGCGGCCTTCATAGGACAGCATGTTGTAAGAAAGCtaattattttgtttggaaggGCATCGTTGATCATCTTCATTCTAGCCTTTACAATATTTGTCAGTGCAATCTCATTGG GTGGGGTTGGAATCTCAAACATGGTCGAAAAGATTGCACAGCACAAATACATGGGCTTCGAAAACCTCTGCAAGTACGAAATTTAG